CGATCACTTCTTCGGTATCCATAGTTGACGTGGAGGTATCTGTGGAGTTGTTTGGGGATCTTGAGAAGGGGGAATCTTGGGTTTGGCGATTGGTTGAGCCGACGGTAACATTTGAGGTGTTTTCTTCGATGGATATCACAACTGGGTCAGGTTTTAGCGACATTTTCAGCGACAGTTAGCAATGAGTAGCAGACAGCGATGGTGGTTGTTTAGGTGAATATCATCATGTTGAGCTTATATTGACAttctgtgtgtgtgcaCAAAAAGTTGATTACAAAGGAGATTTATATTGATCTTTCGACCAGAACGATCACCAAGACTGCAAGAAACGAACATTAcaatgaaaaaaaaaaaagtacgCCCATACGCCCTAATCCATTCCCATGCATTTTTCTACTTGTTACTCCTTCAGGGTCAGCATGTAGCCAAACACCATTGAtcgcagctccttggtctcctcctcctcctcgaacaTAGGGTAGTACTTGAGCTCAAACAGTTTCTCGCTCTCAAATCCAGCTTCATCCTTTGCTCGTCGGAAAAAGTCCAGATCCTCGTTGAAGAGCTTGGCTCTGTGGGGAGTGAACACAACGAACACCTTTCCTCCGGGGGCCaacagctccttggcagaTCGCACAAGCTTAGCATGCTCAGAGTGGTTGAAGACGACATCTGAAAGAATGACCAGGTCGTAACCAGTGCCACCCGACATCTCAATGAGCTCAGAAGCATCGTTTCCCCAAATGAAACCTTCGACCTTCATGGATGAGACGTCAGCGCAAGGGGAAGGGCCAGAGAAGTCGGCATTCTTGGCATCCCagtccttcttcagctgGTCAACGTTGTATTTGAGGTTGTAAAGCAGGTCAGCATCAGGGTAGTCAGTGATCACAACCTGCTTAGCACCAACGGCGTGGCACAGAAGAGACGGTAGTCCGGCTCCAGCTCCGAACTCAATGACCTTCTTACCCTCAAccagctccttggagtGCTCATCAAGGTAGTCAGAAGTCACCTTGCCAGCATTCCACAGCAAGTGACCCCACAGTGGGTTCTTAGCGGTAAGACGCAAGTTGAAGTTGGTGGGCTCTTTGTACTCGGAGGCAGCCACGTGTTTTTCTTGACGGGCATAACTGTCGCTGCCAGGCtgctcctcgggcttgtaAAAGTCCTTGGGCTCGTCAAAAAGGCCTCCGGAGGCGAGATCTTCAATGTCAGACATGTCAGTCAGTAATTTTTCGGTGGTTTCAAAATTTCAAAATTTAGACTTCAGATCAGGTTATGATGAAAAGCATAGGTTAAGAGTACTTtccagctacagtacgCTGAACGAGGTTATGACTCCGTTTAGTCTGGTTTCGTagctgaaaaaaaaatacccTACTGGCTTGAGACCAACGTTAGCACACACGTCACAGTAGGACTGAGGGGTTTCTGTCTAGGTGGGGGAGATTGCAAACATTGGCAGTCGTATTATTATAATATTTTGAGATAATTTCGTTTCATGTCATTTAATTCGTTCCATTTGATTGCCTTTCCTGAAAAGAATTGTAAATTCGGACAATCGTATTGTTAAACACTTGCATGCATCGATTGTAGAACAACTCTGTGCCATGGTTACAGATAAATCTGGTTTGTCACGGTGCAATATGgttcttggtgatgttggtggtggtttgAGTGAGCAGAAGCCTGACAACGTGTGCGGAGACCCCATAATCGGGTGGTGCCTCATTTCTGAGATAATAAATGTATTTAGGGGGACTATTAGGAGTGACACAATTAAGGGCGAGAGGGGCATGTTTAATCCGGCATTTATTTTCATTTATTCGTGTGTAATTTCACCATCACGTGTGCTTAGTCAGAACCTTCAGTATCACCCCACATTGGACCATGCAGCCCACAAGTGGAGTTTGCTGCTTGGGGTGGCCCCTGCCTCCAGAGGTGCAATTTCCCACATGGGCTGGCCCACGCTAATGCTATGGTAACATCAGGCTGTGGAATCAAAAATCGGGAAAAACATCCATAAAAAGAGTGTAAGCAGTATCTTTTTTACGCGCATTTTTCCGCAATAATATATTATCCGCCTGACCTTGCACACTCGTTTTTTTGGGCGTCTCCAAATCCGGCGAATATACCAACCTTAGTGGCGTTTTCAAACTCAGACTAGGTTCGGGGCGGAAATGAGACCGGAAGAGTGTGTGATGTGCGTGAAGATGGGAAATGTGCGAGATATATGAGGACAGGTGAGATTGACGGCATAAGTCATATCCGGCTCCTGGCTGAAAACGGTATGTGGTGTGGCATCTTAGCGCGGTGTAACAGTGACAATGCAGTAGTGCACATCCTGTAAGTGCAAGTTGTGCAACAATGGCAAGGCACATACGGGTCAGAGAGACCGATACGAGGCAAGCGAAAAAGGCTACAGTAATATAATATGGTCAGTGAAAAGCCGACCGGACACAAAGCACAACACGCCAGCAGCATCATCCTAACTTTTTAGTCCGACAGCCACTGCGATCTCACTTTTCTACCACATCGCAACCACACATTGGCGACCTCCACCTAAACTCTATCTTCCTGGTCTACGCTATCACTTTCTTTTGACATCACGACAACATCAAAACCTCATAAATCCCTCCCCAGCACCCACACCGCAATGCCAAAATCGAAAAAGATGCTCATTGCACCCACTTCGGCCTATCTAGGTCGAGACAGAGCAGTTACCCCCACTGCAGACTTCGACGCGGCGTCCCCACCGACCCCAGCACCTTCGCCTACACCGTCATACCGAGTGTCACAAAACGGCGAGTCACGGTCGACGAACACGCCAGGTGACGGACTACGACAACTCATTACAACCTTTGACAAAGTTTACTCTCGACTGTCGCATGAACACAAGCAGCGCTTCTTTGATCACATTCTTTCCAAATCGCACCACCAGGAACTGTCGTATCTCAGCGAGGCCGTTGTTCCTCTGCTGAAGCGAGACCCCTTCAGAATGCTACCCTATGAGATTTCGCTGCGAATCCTCAGCTACGTTGACGACCCTAAGACACTCGGTAAGGCAAGTCAGGTCAGTCGGCTGTGGCATCTGATTCTGAGCGACGACCAGACGTGGAAAACCCTGTGTGAACGACACCAGTACAGACGTCTCAGTGCCGCTCAACGCATCACTTACAGGCAGAGCAGTCGTCTTGCTAGTATACCCAACGTGCCGGAGAATATGGAGGTGGACTCCAACGTGCTCGAGTCCATGTACGATCCTGAGCCACTTCGACAGGTTCCTCTGAGCTACCGGTCGCACTTTAAACACCAGTACTTAGTAGATGCTGCATGGAACAAGGGAGGAAGACTCGCAGCGAAACATGTGACGTCTGACCAGGCTGTGGTTACATCTCTGGAGATGAATGGTCGATACATTGTGGTTGCGCTGGACAACTCGCGCATCTACGTCTTTGCCGAAGACGGCCGTTTGATACACACGCTGTTCGGTCACGTCATGGGAGTGTGGGCTATCACAGTTCTGGGAGATACGCTCGTCAGTGGAGGATGTGACAGAGATGTACGAGTGTGGAATCTCAAGACCGGCGAGTGTTTGCAGATTCTACGGGGACATTCGTCAACGGTAAGATGCCTCAAGATGGTGGACGAGCGAACAGCCATTTCtggttcacgtgacaacaCGTTACGTGTGTGGGACATCCGATCTGGTGTGTGCCTTCGTGAGTTGATTGGTCACGACCTATCGGTACGATGCATCGAGGTGGTGGGTGACATCTGTGTTTCAGGAAGCTACGATttcaaggccaaggtgTGGCGAATCTCTACAGGCGAGTGTCTGCACACACTCGAGGGCCACTACTCGCAGATTTACTCGCTCGCGTTTGATGGAAAGCGTATTGCAACGGGCTCTCTGGACACCAGTGTGCGTATCTGGGACGCCGCCACAGGAAATCTGATATTTGTGTTGCAGGGACACACCTCTCTGGTCGGGCAGCTGCAGATGAAGGACAAGACGCTGGTCACTGGTGGCTCAGACGGTGCCATCAGGGTGTGGGATCTCGAACAAGGAGCTTGCACTCAGCGACTTGCTGCACACGATGGGTCTGTGACCTCGTTGCAGTTCTCTGACAACAGAATTGtgtctggaggctctgatGGGCGTGTGCGAGTGTGGGACATGGCATCAGGTCAGTACATTCGAGATCTCAGCCAGGCGTTTGACTCGGTGTGGCGGGTGGCAttcaaggaggaaaaggtTGTAATTCTGGCGAGCCAACGTCGACAGATTCACATGGAGCTCATCAGCTTCAGCCCTAAGGGTGAAGACAAGGAGGTTGACCCTTTGGAGGATGgcgtggtggtggaagacaTTGTTATGGAAGAGGACGAATTCAAGTAGTGCCCAGCAGACGTTAAGATATACATAATATATTTGTATATTGGAATAGGATGTCAGAGTCTctatttttatatatatactcctttttttttgcttctcAGATTGCCGCAGTTGTCCTTCATCCCAGAGTGTGCCTAAACCGGTGAACCCTAAGGCGCCGCAATAAACAATTTTAATCTGCACTGGTCCAAATAAGATTCATCAGAACGGCGGGCCACATCAATCGCATCAGCACCCGACTTAATGGCTCTCATCAATATCCGACGAATTTTTGCGTCTTTTCGAaccgacgaggaagagCGAGAGTATTCACGAAAGGCGTTCTATTACCTGCTTGGTTTTCTCGGTTCCTGTGCAttttcttctctggtgGCGCAACGACTGAGCGGAGTTGGAAACTAAGACGCAAGAAAAAATCGACATCAAAACAACGTGATATCTGCCCATGAGTGGATTTGTTAGAAGTGGAGGGTCTTTTGGTCGCGTGTGGGGCAAATCAAGCCCAGGGGTGGCCGCTCCAAGCCTCCCCAAGTACGGAGATCGGCTGGAATCATATGATTTCAGAAACAGGCCATGGCTCCAGAGGGATAGGAGCGGACTGTTTCCTTTAATGGCGGAAGAGAAAACTGAAGAGGGATATCTGCGTATTTCGCCACTGCAGCTCAAGGCGCTAAAGAATCCAGGCAGCAACAGGGTCAGTGTGACAGCAGCTAGTGCCCCCTTCTGTGAAGTGCGCACGTTGTATGAGCTGGCAGAAGTggctgtggaggaagaaaaaCCCACTAATGCTATGGAAAGGGGAGCTCAAGTCCACAACATGGCTGAATATAGTCTGTACGAGGCTACAGAGGTGTCTTTACCTGTCCCTCCAGCTACAACTCCCACAGAGGAGTGGTACCAGAAGCTGATGAACATGTACCTGAAGCTCAGCATGTTGAGAACCGATTCTGCTCCAGCGGTCAATGAACTTGAGATGAGCCCCACATTTATGGCTCGTGAGATCCCGGTCTTTGGCAACTACAAAAATACACGTCTGTTTGGAATTATGGATTTGATTTATTGGAGgaacaagaagctcaacatTTGTGATATGAAGACCACATATCGTCGTTCGGTCCCTGAGGAGCCCCAGATGACGTCACACATTCACCAGACAATGCTGTATCACTACTTGTTCAGTGACATGTGTCGTGATATTGACGCCACTATGGGCGAGTATCTGCGAGACGACATTTGCATTGATACAGATGTGCGGTCTGAGTTTTCTGCGGCTTATGAGGGTCAGAGTGGACCAGCCGACACAATCCCGACTTCGATATCTGGGTTGATCAAGCTGATTGGCGACGAGCTGCCTAAGCCCCGGTCTCTAGCGAAAACCGTGTCTGTAGAGTACGTGAAGCGATCGGAAGATCGAGTGCCTGAGGAGTACCAGGATCTCTACCCACTCTCGGATTACACCCAACGACAGTCTTTTGCCGTGGTTCAAGCCCCTGTTGActacaaggagctcaagcgGGTCATGTCTGAGACACTGCCCTTCTGGCATGGTCAGCGGGCGGCTATCGGTGTGGATGCAGACAGCATGAACAAATGCCGGTACTGTCAATTTCGACCTGTTTGTGGGTGGTACAACTGAAatgggggtggtggtgatgggtTAAGGCGAGACAGATAGATTGGAACACGATTTGAGACTCTCAGCGGTGCCCAAGTGGGCTGTGGAATCGCATATAGTGTAGTCTGCTGTGTAGGCGTCATGGGTGTAGTGGGCGCCGTTGAGGTGGCAAACATGATAGGTCCTGTGGGTGTCTTTGGCGGCGTGTCCAGCTTGCTCTGCTCTATGGATGTTGTAGTGAAACATGAGGTATCGATCTTCAAAACTGGCCGCTGTGATATGGTCATTTTTATCGCGTGACGTTccatctacagtaacatGTTTCCTCCCTGGTCTTTAAATATATCTTCAGACAACTACACTTGTAATTGGGGCTGGTGGTGAGGCAGGCAGAGAATTGGGGAATATGTGGAAACGACGCGGGGAAAGTTCTGAACCTTTACAAATCTGATGATATCTAGAAACCTTCGACTTCTTAATaaatctccatcttcttctcggatTCTGTCTATTTGGTACGTCCTGTTTTTGTTCGATGCGttctctccatcaccactgtTGACATCCTCATCATGGCCCACTattttccctttttttatATACCCCGCCCAGGTGTGGCCCGAAGTTTAGTTAAACTATTTTAGCCATGTTCTTTGTTAAA
The Yarrowia lipolytica chromosome 1A, complete sequence genome window above contains:
- a CDS encoding uncharacterized protein (Compare to YALI0A09636g, similar to Saccharomyces cerevisiae NNT1 (YLR285W); ancestral locus Anc_6.79, similar to uniprot|Q05874 Saccharomyces cerevisiae YLR285w NNT1 nicotinamide N-methyltransferase) yields the protein MSDIEDLASGGLFDEPKDFYKPEEQPGSDSYARQEKHVAASEYKEPTNFNLRLTAKNPLWGHLLWNAGKVTSDYLDEHSKELVEGKKVIEFGAGAGLPSLLCHAVGAKQVVITDYPDADLLYNLKYNVDQLKKDWDAKNADFSGPSPCADVSSMKVEGFIWGNDASELIEMSGGTGYDLVILSDVVFNHSEHAKLVRSAKELLAPGGKVFVVFTPHRAKLFNEDLDFFRRAKDEAGFESEKLFELKYYPMFEEEEETKELRSMVFGYMLTLKE
- a CDS encoding uncharacterized protein (Compare to YALI0A09658g, weakly similar to uniprot|P07834 Saccharomyces cerevisiae YFL009w CDC4 cell division control protein) encodes the protein MPKSKKMLIAPTSAYLGRDRAVTPTADFDAASPPTPAPSPTPSYRVSQNGESRSTNTPGDGLRQLITTFDKVYSRLSHEHKQRFFDHILSKSHHQELSYLSEAVVPLLKRDPFRMLPYEISLRILSYVDDPKTLGKASQVSRLWHLILSDDQTWKTLCERHQYRRLSAAQRITYRQSSRLASIPNVPENMEVDSNVLESMYDPEPLRQVPLSYRSHFKHQYLVDAAWNKGGRLAAKHVTSDQAVVTSLEMNGRYIVVALDNSRIYVFAEDGRLIHTLFGHVMGVWAITVLGDTLVSGGCDRDVRVWNLKTGECLQILRGHSSTVRCLKMVDERTAISGSRDNTLRVWDIRSGVCLRELIGHDLSVRCIEVVGDICVSGSYDFKAKVWRISTGECLHTLEGHYSQIYSLAFDGKRIATGSLDTSVRIWDAATGNLIFVLQGHTSLVGQLQMKDKTLVTGGSDGAIRVWDLEQGACTQRLAAHDGSVTSLQFSDNRIVSGGSDGRVRVWDMASGQYIRDLSQAFDSVWRVAFKEEKVVILASQRRQIHMELISFSPKGEDKEVDPLEDGVVVEDIVMEEDEFK
- a CDS encoding uncharacterized protein (Compare to YALI0A09680g, weakly similar to uniprot|Q8WTW9 Homo sapiens Hypothetical protein) — its product is MSGFVRSGGSFGRVWGKSSPGVAAPSLPKYGDRLESYDFRNRPWLQRDRSGLFPLMAEEKTEEGYLRISPLQLKALKNPGSNRVSVTAASAPFCEVRTLYELAEVAVEEEKPTNAMERGAQVHNMAEYSLYEATEVSLPVPPATTPTEEWYQKLMNMYLKLSMLRTDSAPAVNELEMSPTFMAREIPVFGNYKNTRLFGIMDLIYWRNKKLNICDMKTTYRRSVPEEPQMTSHIHQTMLYHYLFSDMCRDIDATMGEYLRDDICIDTDVRSEFSAAYEGQSGPADTIPTSISGLIKLIGDELPKPRSLAKTVSVEYVKRSEDRVPEEYQDLYPLSDYTQRQSFAVVQAPVDYKELKRVMSETLPFWHGQRAAIGVDADSMNKCRYCQFRPVCGWYN